From the genome of Staphylococcus haemolyticus, one region includes:
- a CDS encoding DUF4064 domain-containing protein, with amino-acid sequence MANQTNDYTSHHTQNNKIKRTVEHILTWLGVVLQALVAIMFLVLKPLMGNSNFKDQMISESQKQGNSVSTSELNQGIDVLGSFFSFLTWGAVISLILAIIGGILISKKPKIAGILLIIAGLIALMSNWISVILWIVAGIMLLVRKGKKKDSYANGYYDNNNHNNSRNHDHDDQNDDRRDHDRDNRHDDRYNDRHNNEFDDNRQNNANRDHERNHDHDHRYDNYHDDKDVNAKNNAFILDEEDKAKEQRDIKEHYSNDDVHNGSHQQSNHNDNNRYDNKRDRSNLERNDYQESNRRDDLHRSDEDFNRRNDVDWSSDDRKDNNFNQNQVHNHNHDNEERSQFGSRSDRYQDEANKDLNDFDKDRHDHKDNDFVRDEADKLKDKKDNDPYKY; translated from the coding sequence ATGGCTAATCAAACAAACGATTATACATCACATCACACGCAAAATAACAAGATTAAACGCACAGTTGAACATATCCTTACTTGGTTAGGGGTTGTATTGCAAGCGTTAGTTGCAATCATGTTCTTAGTTCTTAAACCTTTAATGGGAAATAGTAACTTTAAAGATCAAATGATTAGTGAATCTCAAAAGCAAGGTAACTCAGTATCTACTTCAGAATTGAATCAAGGTATTGATGTTTTAGGTAGTTTCTTTAGTTTCTTAACTTGGGGTGCTGTAATTTCACTGATTTTAGCGATTATTGGCGGTATTTTAATTAGTAAAAAACCTAAAATTGCAGGTATCTTACTAATTATTGCAGGTCTAATTGCATTAATGTCTAACTGGATTAGTGTTATTCTTTGGATCGTAGCTGGTATTATGCTACTTGTAAGAAAAGGTAAGAAAAAAGATAGTTATGCTAATGGCTATTATGATAATAACAACCATAATAATAGTCGTAATCATGATCATGATGACCAAAATGATGACCGACGCGATCATGATCGTGATAACCGTCATGATGACAGATATAACGATCGTCATAACAATGAGTTTGATGACAACCGTCAGAACAACGCAAATCGCGACCATGAACGTAATCACGACCATGATCACCGTTATGACAATTATCATGATGATAAAGATGTTAACGCTAAAAATAATGCCTTCATCTTAGATGAAGAAGACAAAGCGAAAGAACAAAGAGACATTAAAGAACATTATTCTAATGATGATGTTCATAATGGTAGTCATCAGCAATCAAATCATAATGATAATAATCGTTATGACAATAAACGTGACCGTTCTAATTTAGAGCGTAATGATTATCAAGAGTCTAATCGTCGTGATGACTTACATCGTTCAGATGAAGACTTTAACCGTCGTAATGATGTAGATTGGTCTTCAGATGACCGTAAAGACAATAACTTTAATCAAAATCAAGTGCACAATCATAATCATGACAATGAAGAACGTAGTCAATTTGGTTCTCGTAGTGATAGATATCAAGATGAAGCAAATAAAGATTTAAATGATTTTGATAAAGATCGACATGATCATAAAGATAACGACTTTGTACGTGATGAAGCGGACAAATTGAAAGATAAAAAAGATAACGACCCTTATAAATATTAA